The following coding sequences lie in one Capsicum annuum cultivar UCD-10X-F1 chromosome 5, UCD10Xv1.1, whole genome shotgun sequence genomic window:
- the LOC124898470 gene encoding uncharacterized protein LOC124898470: protein MAISLRSGNKLHGEPPKAIKEVDVDLNPPQGIPKYSMYLRYLVASKIKLQYVEAVALTEECSFKVTQKMPKKVKDPRKFTLPIQIGNNEVVQKLSDLGESINLMPLYLFNTLGLGKPIQSSVLLQLVDKKVPIILGYPFLAMGGAFIDVREGTLKMRLQNEEAVEKKSVYQKPKLKSIAKIECGVPTDLLYV, encoded by the exons ATGGCAATCTCTTTGAGGAGTGGTAACAAGCTTCATGGAGAACCTCCCAAGGCAATAAAGGAGGTAGATGTAGATTTGAATCCCCCACAG ggtatACCCAAGTACTCCATGTACTTGAGGTATCTGGTGGCTAGTAAAATTAAATTACAATATGTAGAAGCAGtagcactcactgaagagtgtagtttTAAGGTTACCCAAAAGATGCCAAAAAAGGTTAAAGACCCAAGGAAATTTACTCTCCCTATTCAGATTGGCAACAATGAGGTGGTGCAGAAATTaagtgatttaggggaaagtatcaacttgatgcccctgTATTTGTTCAACACATTGGGTTTAGGGAAACCTATACAAAGCTCTGTACTACTGCAGCTT GTAGACAAAAAGGTACCAATAATCTTGGGCTATCCATTCTTAGCAATGGGAGGAGCGTTTATTGATGTAAGAGAGGGTACACTCAAAATGAGGTTGCAGAATGAAGAGGCG GTTGAGAAGAAGTCTGTGTACCAAAAACCTAAGCTAAAGAGCATAgcaaagattgagtgtggggtccctaCGGACCtcctttatgtgtaa